TGGAGCCCCTGGCGCCCGGGCAGTCGGTGGGCGACGGGCCGCTGCTGCGGCAATACGACCTGCTGCTGCTTGGCCCGGCAATGGAAATGCCCATTCGCGTGGCGCAGGAAGCGTATGCGGTGGACAAGCTCTTGTCGGTGCTGCTGCTGGCCGAAGCCAGCCTGCACGAGAAACTTAAGCAGGCGCTGCTGTTTTCGCCGTTTGTGGGGCCTACCGTGCAGAGCGCGTCGGTGGCGGTGGGCGCGAGGCTGGCGCCCATCGTGGAAGACGCCGTGCAGCGCACGGTGCAGCGCCGCAGCTTTGCCAAGCTCAAAAGCATCTCGCTCTCGGGGCTGCAGTTTGAGCCGCAGGTGGTGGCCAAGGTGCGGGCCGACTTTTCGACCAAGGTGCTGGAAGAGGCCCCGATGGGGGCCGTGCTGGTATCCGGGGCCGGCACGGTGGCCAGCATCAACCGCTACGCGCTGGAGCTGTTTGGCCGCCCCGAAACGCAGGTGCTCGGCACTGCCCTCAGCCAGCAGTTTCCGGCGGCCGTACGCCCCGCGCTGGAGGCGTTTCTGCACGACGGCTACCTGGGGGCGCCCAAGCAGCTGTTTGCCGTACCCTGGCCGGCGGGCACGTTGTACCTGGAAGTGTCGGTGACGGCCATTGACACGCCCGTGACGGGCGAGTACCACCTGGTGATGCTGAACGACACCACGGCCACGGTGCTGGCGCAGCAGCAGGCGCAGGCCGACGTGCAAGCCCTGCAACGCGCTAATGCGGACCTGGACAACTTTATTTATTCGGCCTCGCACGACCTCAAAGCGCCCATCAGCAACATCGAGGGCCTGCTGACGGCGCTGCGCGAAGAGCTGGCCGCGCCCGCGACGGCCGCCACCGAGGTGCCGCCCCTGCTCGAGCTGATGCAGGGCGCGGTGGAGCGGTTTAAGCGCACCATCGACCACCTGACGGACCTGACCAAGCTGCAGAAAGTGCACCTGCAGCCCGCCGACGTCGTGGACCTAGCCGCCGTGGTGGAGGACGTGCGGCTGGATTTGCTGGCGCAGTTGCAAGCCACCGCGGCCCGGCTGGACGTGGACCTGGCGCAGGCACCCACGCTGTCGTTCTCGCCCAAAAACCTGCGCTCGGTGGTGTACAACCTGCTCAGCAACGCCCTCAAATACCACCACCCTGACCGTGCGCCGCACGTGTGGCTGCGAAGCTACCCGGCCGATGTCTGCCACGTGCTGGAAGTGCAGGACAATGGCCTGGGGCTGGACGCGGGACAGCAGGCCAAGCTGTTTGGGCTGTTTCAGCGCCTGCACGACCACGTGGAGGGCTCCGGCGTGGGCTTGTACATGGTGCGCAAAATCATGGAAAACGCCGGCGGGCGCGTTGAAGTGGCAAGCCGGGTGGGCGAGGGGTCCACGTTTCGCGTCTATTTCCCCCGTGAGCCGTATTAGTTATTCAGGGCCTTGTTTTTGCCTAGGTACCTGCCCAACTCACGCCCGTTGCTATGTCTTTGCTGCCCGCTATCTTATTGGTTGATGATGACTCCACGACCAACTTCATTAACCAACGGCTGCTGCGCCGCATGCAGGTCAGCCAGGAGGTGCTGGTGGCCGGCAACGGTCAGGAAGCGCTGGCGGTGCTGGAAGAATGCGGGGCGGAGCCAGCCCGGTGCCCGGCTTTGATTTTACTGGACGTGAACATGCCCGTGATGAACGGCTTCGAGTTTCTCGAAGCCCTAGCGCGGCGGCCGAAGGCAACCGACGCGGCCGTGGTAGTGATGCTGACCACATCGCGGCTGGACCGCGACCTGACGCGCCTGGAAAACCTATCAGTGGTCGATTTTCTGCAGAAGCCGCTGACCCAGGAGGCGATGCAGCAGGTGTTGGAGCGGCACTTTGGCCACGAGTTAAAGAGCAATTAAAAAATGCGGGGAGGCTGGCCCCAACGCTTATCAGGAAGGGTGCGGGAAGTGCCTGTAGGCTACCTCCGTTCTGCCTACAGCCCCGGTTGGCTGACGTCGACTTTCCGTTGAGGGCGGCGGTTACTTCGGCCTCGGAGAGGCTGGTGTACTGGCAGAATTCGGCGACGGAGACGTGGGTAGGCTTGCGCAGTTGGGTGCGGATACGCTGTAGCAGGCGCTTGCCGACGTCGTAGCCGGTGCCAGTGAGTTGGCAACGTCTTTGGGATAGAGGCAAGCCTGGGGCATGTGGGGGCGAATTGGGACTATTTGGACCGACGAACCTACAACTGCGAAAGGCCGGCTGTAGGTTCGTGTTATGAAATATAAAGCGCTGTTGTTATGAAATATAAAGCGCTGTATTTCAGTGGGCAGTTGCTAATGATTGCGGCTGGTTTCGGCGTGGACCCGTACGGGCGGACGCTGGCCTCGGTGCGACTGCCAGTAGCCGGCGGCCCGGCTCTGGCACTTGATTCTTTGCTGGTGGTGCGCGGCTGGGCCTGGGACCCGGAGCATCGAGCAGGGCGTAGCGCGCAGCAAACAGCGGCTGTAGCGACCCGGCGGGGGAGCCCCCGGAGTGCTCACGCCGCGCCAGTGGCGGCAATTCAATTACAAAAATAAGCGGCGTTATGAGGTGGGCTGCACCTGGTAGCAAGGTCGCAGAGTACAAGCAGCCATTTTCAGCGACTTTTTCAACTTGTAGACTCGTCGTGAAGTGAAAAGCGAAAGTAGCTAGCGCGGATTCTGGGTCGGTGTACGCTTTTTGACCGACTGGCTCCCCCTCTCAGTTGAGGAGAGGAGGCCAGCCTCAAAGGGGGCTCGTGAGGCGCCCACCAGAACGAGTAGGTAAGCAACTTGGCTGACTAAGCACTAGTTGAAAAATTCCGGGAGGCGATAGCTTTCTGGCTGCTACTTTTAAAGCGAGAAGCGCCTGCCACCGGCGTATCCTTCTTTTTCCCATGACTTTCCTTTCGAAGACTGGCTTGCTGACTACCTGCGCGGTTTCCTTGCTGTTGCTGTCCTTTTTGCCCAGGCCCCGGCTCGCAACTGATGGTGGCTGGCATAGTCTATTTGATGGGAAAACGCTGGCTGGCTGGAAAAAACTGGGTGGTACCGCCAGCTACACCGTTGAAAATGGTGCTATCGTCGGGACGACAGTCCTGAATTCGGGCAACACGTTTTTGGTGATGGAGCGGGAGTACAGTGATTTTGACCTGGAATTGGACGTCAAAATTGAGGGTTCACAAAACAACTCGGGCATACAGACGCGCAGTCACTTCGACTCATCGGCCCAGCCTGGTAAAGTGTACGGGCGGCAAGTAGAAATTGACCCCTCGGCGCGGGGCTGGTCGGGCGGTATCTACGACGAGGCACGCCGCCAGTGGCTCTACCCACTCGATTTGCACCCGCAGGCCAAAACGGCATTTAAGGCAGGCGAGTACAACCACCTCAAGATAGAATGCTTGGGCAACGAGACGAAAACGTGGCTGAACAATGTGCCCTTAGCCTACGTGGTAGACCCGGTAGACCCTAAAGGCTTTATTGGCTTACAGGTACACGGCATTACCGAGGCGGCGCAGGCGGGTAAGAAGGTGTACTTCAAAAATATTCGCATCAAAACGGCGAACCTGCAACCGAGTGCCTTTCCGGCCGACATCTATGTGGCCAACTTCGTACCCAACTACTTAACTGCCTACGAGCAGCAACACGGTTGGAAGCTCTTATTTGATGGGAAAACCAGCCGGGGCTGGCGCAGCGCCAGGGAAAAGAACTTTCCGGCGCAGGGCTGGCAGATAGCCCACGGCGCCCTGACGGTGCTGCCCTCGGAAGGGAAGGAGGCGGCCAACGGTGGCGATATCGTGACCACCGACGAATATAAGGCGTTCGACTTGTCGTTTGAGTTTAAGCTGACGCCGGGAGCCAACAGCGGGGTAAAGTATTTTGTGACACTGGCCGAGAAAACCGAGGGCTCGGCCATTGGCCTGGAATACCAGGTGCTCGACGATGCCCTGCACCCCGATGCCAAGCTGGGCCGCGATGGCGACCGTACCCTGGCCTCCCTCTACGATTTGAAAACGGCCGACAAGCCGGCGCGCTTCGTGCACCCCATCGGGGAGTGGAACGTGGGCCGCGTGGTAGTGTATCCGAATAACCACGTCGAGCACTACCTCAACGGGGCCAAAGTGCTGGAGTATGAGCGGGGCTCGGCCGAGTTTCGCAGTCTGGTAGCCCAGAGCAAATACCATGTGTGGCCCAACTTCGGCGAGGCCCCAGCCGGCCACTTGCTGCTGCAAGACCACGGCAACCGGGTATCGTTTCGCAGCATCAAGCTCAAAGAGCTGCGCTAATGCCGCTTAAGCTGGGCGCTCGCCTTGCAGCTGCGAGTAGATAGCCTGTATTTCCAGACGGTCTATGGGCTTATGAATGAGGCGCGTAACCAAGGCATAGGTTTTCGCCTTTTCCATGTCGGTCAGCGCCAAAGAAGAGGTAAGAATAAAAATATGGCAATGGCCGCGCAATAGATTCTCGTGCGGAGCCAACGCATCCAGAAATTGCCAGCCATTCATAAGGGGCATATTCAAATCCAGAAAGATGACGGCCGGCGTCTCGGCCGGGGGCTGCTGCAAAAGCACGGCCAGCGCTGCCTCCGCCGACTCGAAGGTGGAGATAGTAGTGGAAAACTGCTCTATTCGTAAAAGCCTTTTGGTAAGGTAGTTGGCTAGCGGGTCGTCGTCAATCAGGAACGTTTTCATACGTAGCTCAGCCAAAGTTCAGGGTAAAGCGCGTTCCCTCCTCGACTCGACTATGCACCTTTACGTAGCCACCCATGGCTTCGACGTGCGCTTTAACCAGAAACAAGCCGATACCCCGGCCTTCGGAAGTAGTATGAAAGCGCTTATATAGCTCAAACACACTATTGCCGGCTTTTTCGAGGTCGAACCCTAAGCCGTTGTCAGTCACCGTTACCTGGGTGCCCCGGCCGGGTGTGTGGGTAGCTGCGACCTCTATGCGTAGCGGACGCTGCTCGGAGCGGTACTTGATGGAGTTAGCCAGTAGATTATAAAAAATGCTGTGGAAATAAGCCCGGTTGCCGGGCAGCCGCAGCTCATCGGAAATCGCGCAGGTAATGCGGCCACCGCAGTCGAGCAGGGCCTGGGCCAGCGTCTGGCGCACTTGCTCGCACACGGCGGCCAGGTGCACGGGCTCGGGGCGACTTATCCGCGCCTTGCTGCGAATGGAGAGAATGGTATTAACATCGGCAATAATGGTGTCGAGCTGCTGCAAGCTGGTTTGTAGATGCCGCAGGGAGGTATCGAAGGCCGCTGAGTCTTTTATTTCGTGAGCAAGCAGGGTGGCAAAGCCTCGGGCATTGGCCAGCGGAGCCCGTAGGTTGTGCGAAACAATGTATCCGAATTGCTGCAAATCAGAATTTTGCTCAGACAGCTCCTGCGCCATCTGGCGTTGCCTTTCTTCCGCTTCCTTGCGTTCGGTAATATCCTGCATAGAGCCAATCATGCGCACGGCCCGGCCCGCTGCATCGCGGATAATATGGCCCCGGTCAAATACACTGGCCCAGGAGCCGTTGGCTCGCTGAAAGCGGTATTCCTTCTGCCAGTGCGTGCGGCGCGTTTCATGGACTATGCGCAGCAGGTCATGAACGGAGTGGGCCACATCGTCGGGGTGCACAAAGTCGGACCACTGCCGAAATTCGGTGGGGTTGCGGACCAGGTGATGGCCAAACAGGGCTTCGAAGCCTTCGCCCCAAAGCAAAGTGTTGGCGGCTATATTCCAATCGTAAATAGCATCGGTCGTAGCTTTCAGCACGTACATAAACCGCTCGTTGCTGGCCCGCAGGTCTTCTTCTATCTTTTTCTGCGCCGTCAGGTCGTACACATTGCCAACCAGCTGGATGCAGACACCAGCCTCGTTAAAAACCGGCGTCACCGACACTTCGCCTATCCGGCTGCCGGTAGGATACTCGGTCGTTTCCTGCCAGGTCACCCGCTGCCGGGTAGTAATAGCCTGGTGGTAATAGCGCAGCACCAGGCTCAGCGATGGCTCAGGGATAATTTCCTGCACCAGTCGGCCAACAACTTGAGCAACCGGCAAGCCGGTTGCCTTCTCAAAAGCCTGGTTGACCACTAAAAACCGGTACTGCTGCCGGGGCGATACGTCCAGTACAAAAAGCACGTCGGAGACGCTCTGGAAAATGACGGCCAGCTGCGATTGCTCCGGCTCTTTAAGCGCCGGAGCTGCCGGGGGCGCCGTTGGCGCGGGCCGGGCCTGCACCCCGATGCCGGTAAGCTCATGTGCATGGCCGAGCACCGGAAACGACGTAAGCAGCACCTTATGTGCCCGGCTGCCAAGGCCCGGCCAGTCTACTTCCAGGGTGAGCGCAGTGCCCTGCTGCGCTTTTTCAAGCCAGGCTTCGGCCGACGTGCGCT
The sequence above is drawn from the Hymenobacter baengnokdamensis genome and encodes:
- a CDS encoding response regulator, producing MKTFLIDDDPLANYLTKRLLRIEQFSTTISTFESAEAALAVLLQQPPAETPAVIFLDLNMPLMNGWQFLDALAPHENLLRGHCHIFILTSSLALTDMEKAKTYALVTRLIHKPIDRLEIQAIYSQLQGERPA
- a CDS encoding 3-keto-disaccharide hydrolase translates to MTFLSKTGLLTTCAVSLLLLSFLPRPRLATDGGWHSLFDGKTLAGWKKLGGTASYTVENGAIVGTTVLNSGNTFLVMEREYSDFDLELDVKIEGSQNNSGIQTRSHFDSSAQPGKVYGRQVEIDPSARGWSGGIYDEARRQWLYPLDLHPQAKTAFKAGEYNHLKIECLGNETKTWLNNVPLAYVVDPVDPKGFIGLQVHGITEAAQAGKKVYFKNIRIKTANLQPSAFPADIYVANFVPNYLTAYEQQHGWKLLFDGKTSRGWRSAREKNFPAQGWQIAHGALTVLPSEGKEAANGGDIVTTDEYKAFDLSFEFKLTPGANSGVKYFVTLAEKTEGSAIGLEYQVLDDALHPDAKLGRDGDRTLASLYDLKTADKPARFVHPIGEWNVGRVVVYPNNHVEHYLNGAKVLEYERGSAEFRSLVAQSKYHVWPNFGEAPAGHLLLQDHGNRVSFRSIKLKELR
- a CDS encoding sensor histidine kinase, which gives rise to MPAGRILYAGLRDDTLALLQQRLADAVLEPLAPGQSVGDGPLLRQYDLLLLGPAMEMPIRVAQEAYAVDKLLSVLLLAEASLHEKLKQALLFSPFVGPTVQSASVAVGARLAPIVEDAVQRTVQRRSFAKLKSISLSGLQFEPQVVAKVRADFSTKVLEEAPMGAVLVSGAGTVASINRYALELFGRPETQVLGTALSQQFPAAVRPALEAFLHDGYLGAPKQLFAVPWPAGTLYLEVSVTAIDTPVTGEYHLVMLNDTTATVLAQQQAQADVQALQRANADLDNFIYSASHDLKAPISNIEGLLTALREELAAPATAATEVPPLLELMQGAVERFKRTIDHLTDLTKLQKVHLQPADVVDLAAVVEDVRLDLLAQLQATAARLDVDLAQAPTLSFSPKNLRSVVYNLLSNALKYHHPDRAPHVWLRSYPADVCHVLEVQDNGLGLDAGQQAKLFGLFQRLHDHVEGSGVGLYMVRKIMENAGGRVEVASRVGEGSTFRVYFPREPY
- a CDS encoding PAS domain-containing sensor histidine kinase, which encodes MSFDATPSDTQPRLYREAAFWLNSQGEFTVLNEAFTHLTGYTTEALRGRAFTGLLGPAERTSAEAWLEKAQQGTALTLEVDWPGLGSRAHKVLLTSFPVLGHAHELTGIGVQARPAPTAPPAAPALKEPEQSQLAVIFQSVSDVLFVLDVSPRQQYRFLVVNQAFEKATGLPVAQVVGRLVQEIIPEPSLSLVLRYYHQAITTRQRVTWQETTEYPTGSRIGEVSVTPVFNEAGVCIQLVGNVYDLTAQKKIEEDLRASNERFMYVLKATTDAIYDWNIAANTLLWGEGFEALFGHHLVRNPTEFRQWSDFVHPDDVAHSVHDLLRIVHETRRTHWQKEYRFQRANGSWASVFDRGHIIRDAAGRAVRMIGSMQDITERKEAEERQRQMAQELSEQNSDLQQFGYIVSHNLRAPLANARGFATLLAHEIKDSAAFDTSLRHLQTSLQQLDTIIADVNTILSIRSKARISRPEPVHLAAVCEQVRQTLAQALLDCGGRITCAISDELRLPGNRAYFHSIFYNLLANSIKYRSEQRPLRIEVAATHTPGRGTQVTVTDNGLGFDLEKAGNSVFELYKRFHTTSEGRGIGLFLVKAHVEAMGGYVKVHSRVEEGTRFTLNFG
- a CDS encoding response regulator → MSLLPAILLVDDDSTTNFINQRLLRRMQVSQEVLVAGNGQEALAVLEECGAEPARCPALILLDVNMPVMNGFEFLEALARRPKATDAAVVVMLTTSRLDRDLTRLENLSVVDFLQKPLTQEAMQQVLERHFGHELKSN